A segment of the Prochlorococcus sp. RS04 genome:
TCACGTCGCTTCAAACACTTTCACTGTTGATGAATTTCATGGTAGAAGTCGAGCTATTAGGCAAGATGGAGATAGCTCTGATGTCATACAAGAAGCAATAGATACATGCCCTGTTGATTGTATTCATTGGGTCAAATTTGAAGATTTAGATGATTTAGAGAATAGTCTCGATAGGGATATGTTTCAAACATTTGGAAAGCCACCGAGAATGAATAAGCACTAATATCAAAAAAATGCAATATCGTAGATTTGGTAGAACCAATCTGAAGATTCCTGTTTTATCTTTAGGTGGTATGAGATTTCAAAAAAGTTGGGATCAATTAGATTTTTCAGAGGTTTCATACGAAGAACAAAATAAAGTAGAAAATATATTAGATCTTGCAACACAATATGGCTTAAGTCATGTAGAAACCGCCAAGTACTATGGAACTTCTGAAGTGCAATTAGGGATGTGTTTTAAAAATACTAAGAAAATCCCAAATATAATCCAAACAAAGATTCCACCAAATAGTGATCCGGAAATTTTTGAGCGAGATGTATTATCTAGCATTGAAAAATTGAAAGTTAAAAAAATTGATTTGTTAGCAATACATGGTATCAATACTGCTGAACATTTACATCAGGCTATTCGAGATGGAGGTTGCATTGATATTTTGAAGAATTTTCAAAAAGAAAATTTAATTGGATCTATTGGATTTTCAACCCATGGAAAATCTTCACTTATTGAAAAGGCAATATCAACAAACTTATTTGATTATGTAAATTTGCACTGGTATTTCATTAATCAGGAAAATACAGAGGTTATTAATTTAGCCAATAAGCATGATCTTGGGGTTTTCATAATAAGTCCCACTGATAAAGGGGGACATCTTCATACTCCCACAAGAAAAATGTTGGAACTTTGTAAACCACTTCATCCTATAGTTTTTAATGATCTTTTTTGCTTAAGAAATCAAAATGTCCATACTTTGAGTGTCGGTATTGCAAAAGAGACAGATTTTGCTCTGCATTTAAAAGCTGTCTCGTTGTTATCAGAATCTGAGAAGTATGTGCCTAAGATAATTAACAAATTAAGGCAGGAATCAATTAATTCCTTAGGTTTAGAGTGGCATCAAAATTGGAATAGAAATTTACCAAGTTGGGAATATACTCCGGGAAATATTAATATTCCTGTTCTGCTTTGGCTTTCAAATTTAATTGATTGGTTGGGTATGGAAGGATATGCAAGAGCTAGATATCAATTGCTTGGTAATGGAAGCCACTGGTTCCCAGGATTCAACGCGAATTTACTAGATGTAGATGTTTCTGAAGGGCAATTATTGAAAGTATTAGAAGGTCATATAAATCCAAAAAAAGTTATAAAAAAATTGAGAAATTTAAAAGAAAAGTTTGGAGATAAGAATGCTAAAAGATTATCAAGAAAATAATTTTATAATGGATTTTTTTCAGGTTTGCCAACTTTTCTTGGGTAAATTTCAGGACAAAAATTCTTTGGTTGAATAAGAATAATATTTCGGGTGCCTTTATTTCTTGGTAATAGTCTCTCTTTTTTATCTTTAACTTTCCCTTCTAATATTTCTAAAGTTTTATCTAGATTTTTGCTTTCTTGATTCGTCCATTTGCCACAATATAAAACTCCATACCCTTCTTTTTTTAACATCGGTAGTATATATTCTGAAACTGTTGATGGGTTGCTAACCGCTCTAGTTGTTGCAATATTAAAATTATTTCTCATTGACGATTGGTGGGCTAAATTCTCAACACGATCATTGATTACATGAATATTGTTTTTGAAATTGATCTGCTCAACTAAAATTTTTATTGCATCTGTTTTCTTTTTCAAAGAATCAATTAGGTATATCTCAGAATTAGGATGAGTTATTGCATAAGCTAAACCTGGGAAGCCACAGCCTGATCCAATATCTAAAAATTTTTTATTATCAAAATTAATATTCGTGAAAGCTTTGAATGGCCAAATGCTGTCAAAAACTTGAGATACCCAATAATCATCACCATCAGTTAATCTTGTGAGATTGGTCTTATTATTTAATTCTTTAATTTTAATTTGTAACTCTTGAAATAAATTTATTTCTTCTTCAGTTAATAAGGAAAGAATTTCTTCTGGAATGTTTTGTTTTTTCATTTTGTTATAAATATGAATTTTAACCATCCATTAAATACATTCTATTTAGTAAAAATTTATTAGAATTACATTATTAATAAAAAGATTATCTTGAAAGGGGAAACTTCCTATTACAAAATTTTAGGTGTAAATGAAAATGCATCCAATCATGAATTACGAAAGGCATTTTGTAAACTTTCTATTGAGTTGCATCCCGATACAACCTCATTAGAAATAGACGTTGCTAAAAGTAAATTCCAAGAAGTTCTTGAAGCTTATGAACATTTAAATAATAGTAATTTAAGGAAAATATATGATGACAAACTAAAAGAAAACTCTAGGATTACAAATAATACTAACGATTTAAATAATTTAGTAATCGATTCTAATAATCAAAATTTAATAGGAAATAGAAGACCTTTTTCGAATGGAGAATTGTTTTCGTTGTTTCTTTTAATTATCATCATTTCTATAAGTTTAATTGGTTCAATTTTTATTGCTTCTTTTACTGGAAAAGAATTAGAGACAATACCGCTTTGGCTAATTAAATAATTTTTAAAAAAAGTCTGTGAATCCCTCTAAAAAACCTATCAATCAAAATTCACTGCAATCATTGGAATTGTGGTTAACTGATTTAGGTGCTGTGAAGGATATTAATAATCCATCTAAATGGTATCTGTTACTTTCAAATTGGAATGCAACTATTATTTTTGAACAAGAAGATTTAAGTGTTATGTGGGAAAGTGAAGGACAAGAAACTAAAAGATTATTTTCTTACTGCATTAATAGAGAAGATGTGGAAAATGCAATACTGCAGGGACCTTAAACTTCTATCTAAAGATTGTCTAAGATTTGCCTTATTATCCAGTAACTTTTCCCCAATTGATCATCTGTTATACAGAGAGGCGGCAAGAGGTAAATAACATTCCCGAGGGGCCTAATGAATAAACCTTGCTCCATTGCAAGACTTTTTATTTCTTTCCCAATATTATTGAAATAACCTTTTTTGTTCCCAATATCTAAATCAAAGGCAGCAATTGTGCCTGATACCCTTACCTTCTTTATATAAGGTAAGTTTTTAAATTTAATTAGATGAGATAAATGTTTTTCTTCAAATGAAAGATATTTTTGTGGTTCTTTTTCTAGTAAATCAAGGCTAGCGTTTGCTGCAGCACAACCTAAAGGATTAGCAGTAAAACTATGTCCATGCCAAAAAGTTTTTCTTGGGGAATCATCAATAAAGGATTGAAAAATTTTTTCTCTACATAAAGTTATTCCCATCGGTAAAAATCCACCAGTTAAACCTTTTGAAATACTTATTAAATCAGGAATGATTTTTGCCTTTTGAAAAGCAAAAAGAGTTCCACATCTTCCAAACCCAGTCAAGACTTCATCGGCAA
Coding sequences within it:
- a CDS encoding ferredoxin, with product MDFTDPFHNTEENIEITGYESVLGGQLAEKAVWVDEAKCIGCQYCVHVASNTFTVDEFHGRSRAIRQDGDSSDVIQEAIDTCPVDCIHWVKFEDLDDLENSLDRDMFQTFGKPPRMNKH
- a CDS encoding aldo/keto reductase — protein: MQYRRFGRTNLKIPVLSLGGMRFQKSWDQLDFSEVSYEEQNKVENILDLATQYGLSHVETAKYYGTSEVQLGMCFKNTKKIPNIIQTKIPPNSDPEIFERDVLSSIEKLKVKKIDLLAIHGINTAEHLHQAIRDGGCIDILKNFQKENLIGSIGFSTHGKSSLIEKAISTNLFDYVNLHWYFINQENTEVINLANKHDLGVFIISPTDKGGHLHTPTRKMLELCKPLHPIVFNDLFCLRNQNVHTLSVGIAKETDFALHLKAVSLLSESEKYVPKIINKLRQESINSLGLEWHQNWNRNLPSWEYTPGNINIPVLLWLSNLIDWLGMEGYARARYQLLGNGSHWFPGFNANLLDVDVSEGQLLKVLEGHINPKKVIKKLRNLKEKFGDKNAKRLSRK
- the rsmG gene encoding 16S rRNA (guanine(527)-N(7))-methyltransferase RsmG; amino-acid sequence: MKKQNIPEEILSLLTEEEINLFQELQIKIKELNNKTNLTRLTDGDDYWVSQVFDSIWPFKAFTNINFDNKKFLDIGSGCGFPGLAYAITHPNSEIYLIDSLKKKTDAIKILVEQINFKNNIHVINDRVENLAHQSSMRNNFNIATTRAVSNPSTVSEYILPMLKKEGYGVLYCGKWTNQESKNLDKTLEILEGKVKDKKERLLPRNKGTRNIILIQPKNFCPEIYPRKVGKPEKNPL
- a CDS encoding J domain-containing protein; this translates as MKGETSYYKILGVNENASNHELRKAFCKLSIELHPDTTSLEIDVAKSKFQEVLEAYEHLNNSNLRKIYDDKLKENSRITNNTNDLNNLVIDSNNQNLIGNRRPFSNGELFSLFLLIIIISISLIGSIFIASFTGKELETIPLWLIK
- a CDS encoding DUF3143 domain-containing protein, which produces MNPSKKPINQNSLQSLELWLTDLGAVKDINNPSKWYLLLSNWNATIIFEQEDLSVMWESEGQETKRLFSYCINREDVENAILQGP